One stretch of Cedecea neteri DNA includes these proteins:
- a CDS encoding ABC transporter substrate-binding protein produces MKKTICGLLLTAAFAAQASAAEKLTLVLDWYINPDHAPIMVAEQIGAFKAEGLDVKIIPPSDPALPPRLVAAGQADLAITYQPQLHFFADQGLPLVRVGTLINSPLNTVMTLDQNIKSPADLKGKKIGYSVSGIEQATLATMVEHEHIRPEEMKLINVNFQLTSALLAGQVDAVIGGYRNIEALELKLQGKTPTVFNVEDYGVPAYDELIFVANRNAANEPKIKKFLAALKKGNEYLQAHPQETWQTFAKAHAELNTELNKQAWQASLPLFAADPAKLDRARYQAYEQFLFDNKLIKKITPVDDYAVELH; encoded by the coding sequence ATGAAAAAAACGATTTGTGGCCTGCTGCTCACCGCTGCCTTTGCCGCCCAGGCCTCCGCCGCCGAAAAGCTGACGCTGGTGCTCGACTGGTACATCAATCCCGATCACGCGCCGATCATGGTCGCCGAACAGATAGGCGCTTTTAAAGCTGAGGGACTGGATGTGAAGATTATCCCGCCGTCCGACCCTGCCCTGCCGCCACGCCTGGTCGCCGCCGGGCAGGCCGACCTGGCCATCACCTACCAGCCGCAGCTGCATTTCTTTGCCGACCAGGGCCTGCCGCTGGTGCGCGTGGGCACGCTGATAAACTCGCCGCTGAATACGGTGATGACGCTGGATCAAAACATCAAATCGCCGGCGGATCTCAAGGGCAAAAAAATAGGGTATTCCGTGAGCGGTATTGAGCAGGCGACGCTTGCCACCATGGTTGAGCATGAGCACATCAGGCCGGAAGAAATGAAGCTGATAAACGTCAACTTCCAGCTGACCAGCGCGCTATTGGCGGGCCAGGTAGATGCGGTGATCGGCGGCTATCGCAATATCGAAGCGCTGGAGCTTAAACTTCAGGGTAAAACGCCGACGGTGTTTAACGTCGAGGACTACGGCGTCCCGGCCTACGATGAGCTGATTTTCGTGGCGAACCGCAACGCGGCCAACGAGCCTAAAATCAAAAAATTCCTCGCCGCGCTGAAAAAAGGCAACGAGTACCTGCAGGCGCATCCGCAGGAAACCTGGCAGACCTTTGCTAAAGCCCACGCGGAGCTGAATACCGAGCTGAACAAACAGGCCTGGCAGGCAAGCCTGCCGCTGTTTGCCGCTGACCCGGCAAAACTGGACCGTGCACGCTACCAGGCTTACGAACAGTTCCTGTTTGATAACAAGCTGATCAAGAAAATCACGCCGGTAGACGACTACGCCGTAGAACTGCACTAA